A region from the Linepithema humile isolate Giens D197 chromosome 1, Lhum_UNIL_v1.0, whole genome shotgun sequence genome encodes:
- the Taf1 gene encoding transcription initiation factor TFIID subunit 1 has protein sequence MGDSEEENEKDLASGLNITGFLFGNIDDNGQLEDDVLDPEAKQHLASLGRLGLSSFINEMMSNDCINEEKENNKSDKLEDQNATANDTDVDYFVKSPTALDFSDINELADDTNDETSKNALDKKADKENVDYDADDEEVVNKSDTQLMPPPPIPEEKEILTAEEAEAVRQRKLETPLASMLPSKYANIDVTELFPDFRTNKVLRFSRLFGPGKPSSLPQIWRSVRKRRKKRKHDIKDSDSGSDQDDKKPKFKGWIMQYGSEPSAEQCRSDDENKLLLPVEDKEQAGKGGEAGENGDMGPKVADWRFGPAQLWYDMLEVPETGDGFNYGFKLPEKVEEQEKDKDKVKRQMITENEKYEEFADDAFLMVSQLHWEDDVVWNGDDIKHKVLQKLNSKNNAAGWVPSSGNRTAQAFSQPGKGASVTVAPNVRLATSQITTPLHMQSQKSKINMGKGNQQQQREENYDDTWYSIFPVENEELVYGLWEEEVIWDPENMKKIPKPKILTLDPNDENIVLGIPDDIDPALLHKDNGPQPKVKIPHPHVKKSKLLLGKAGVINVLEEDTPPPPPKSPDRDPFNISNDTYYMPKSSETTLRLKVGGGNLIQHSTPVVELRAPFVQTHMGPMRLRNFHRPPVRRFSHGPLAHPGPHSVLPLLKHIKKKAKQREQERIASGGGDVFFMRTADDLTGRDGELVLIEFSEEHPPLMNQVGMCSKVKNYYKRRAGKDQGPQSYKYGETAYAHTSPFLGILTPGQSIQAIENNLYRAPIYEHRIPETDFLVIRTRQQYFVREMDALFAAGQECPLYEVPGPNSKRANNFVRDFLQVFIYRLFWKSRDTPRRIKMDDIKKAFPSHSESSIRKRLKLCADFKRTGMDSNWWVIKPDFRLPTEEEIRAMVSPEQCCAYFSMIAAEQRLKDAGYGEKFLFTPQDDDDEDMQLKMDDEVKVAPWNTTRAYIQAMKGKCLLQLAGPADPTGCGEGFSYVRVPNKPTISKEEQEAQPKRTVTGTDADLRRLSLNNAKALLRKFGVPEDEIKKLSRWEVIDVVRTLSTEKAKAGEEGMTKFSRGNRFSIAEHQERYKEECQRIFDLQNRVLSSNEVLSTDEGESSEEDSSDIEEMGKNIENMLSNKKTSTQLSLEREEQQRHELRKMLMGEAQEQENKKGKESKKKDEEEDSPVNNFNAQQGRVLKIFRTFRNPEGKEYTRVELVRKPAVIDTYLKIRNSKDETFIKQFATLDEAQKEEMKREKRRIQEQLRRIKRNQERERMMGGPIVNGNAINNSSNNSSFDRSNTNIPTTVSSSSILPFCNIQSTSASTSKHTKPDPSPPKRKKPKLKPDLKVKCGACGNVGHMRTNKACPLYQNSVTTAATTTTTITTTTATTPPPITVAMTEEQEEEIEKQLNTDDQDLVNIDGTKMKLSSKLIKHAEEMKKRTLLLKVPKEAVNTKKRKKPPPEDHCDYLKRHQKAINRRRTDPVIVMSTILESILNEMRDLPDVQLFCFPVNAKVVPDYYKIVQRPMDLQTIRDNLRQKKYQSREEFLADVNQIVENSTLYNGAKSPLTMAAKRMLDTCVERLGEKEDLLMRLEKAINPLLDDNDQVALTFILDNVINNKLKSMTEVWPFMKPVNKKIVKDYYTYITQPMDLETISKKVSAHKYHSRHEFLRDIEQILKNCIQYNGKDSSFTHKAEVLVKVCKETLDEYDEHLTQLENNILLVQKRAMEQADMDSSWLGPDEENYTMTEFRSQTSSPENPFGKSNMDDFDFVDVEGDMEAEVDRTSKKKDVLEEDLQFSSEDEFDEVPFGTDEQSEQNEMETLELSEVREGVVLADDDSQQAAEAMVQLGNVGFYMGEQQLLQQDESMDVDPNYDPSDFLLAGLPAREGENKIQDDLAVSESDDDTENTASKQEAQQNQQQQQLSQPDEEVGGDLWF, from the exons atggGAGATTCCGAAGAGGAGAATGAAAAAGATTTAGCCTCTGGTCTCAATATCACTGGCTTTCTGTTTGGTAACATCGATGATAATGGTCAGTTGGAGGATGATGTCTTGGATCCTGAAGCAAAACAGCATCTAGCTTCACTTGGTCGCCTTGGTCTGAGCTCATTCATCAATGAGATGATGTCGAATGACTGTATCAATgaggagaaagaaaataataaatcagatAAGCTAGAGGATCAGAATGCAACTGCAAACGATACAGATGTGGATTACTTTGTGAAATCACCTACTGCACTAGATTTTTCTGATATAAATGAATTGGCAGATGATACAAATGATGAAActt CCAAAAATGCACTTGATAAAAAAGCAGATAAGGAGAATGTAGATTATGATGCCGACGATGAGGAGGTTGTTAATAAATCAGATACACAACTAATGCCACCTCCACCAATACctgaagagaaagaaattttaacagCAGAAGAGGCAGAAGCAGTTCGTCAACGTAAATTAGAAACACCTCTTGCTTCTATGTTGCCATCAAAGTACGCCAATATTGATGTCACTGAATTGTTTCCGGATTTTCGTACCAACAAGGTTCTCAGATTCTCAAGATTATTTGGTCCTGGCAAGCCAAGCAGTTTACCTCAAATATGGAGGAGTGTGAGAAAACGACGTAAGAAGAGAAAACATGATATCAAGGATTCTGATTCTGGCTCTGATCAGGATGACAAAAAACCTAAATTTAAG GGCTGGATTATGCAGTATGGTTCTGAGCCGAGTGCGGAACAATGTCGTTCAGACGATGAAAACAAGCTGCTGCTACCAGTAGAAGACAAAGAGCAAGCTGGTAAAGGGGGTGAGGCCGGAGAGAATGGTGATATGGGACCCAAAGTAGCTGATTGGAGGTTTGGTCCCGCGCAGCTATGGTATGATATGCTGGAAGTTCCAGAAACTGGAGACGGATTCAATTACGGTTTCAAGCTGCCTGAGAAA GTGGAGGAGCAAGAAAAAGACAAAGACAAAGTGAAAAGGCAAATGATCACAGAAAACGAGAAATATGAAGAATTTGCTGATGACGCATTTTTGATGGTATCTCAATTGCATTGGGAGGACGACGTCGTCTGGAATGGAGACGACATAAAGCATAAG GTGTTGCAGAAGTTGAACAGTAAGAATAACGCGGCCGGTTGGGTTCCGTCGAGCGGCAACAGAACCGCGCAAGCTTTCAGTCAGCCGGGCAAAGGTGCCTCGGTTACTGTAGCACCCAACGTTAGACTGGCCACTTCACAAATTACAACGCCATTGCACATGCAATCtcagaaaagtaaaataaacatgGGCAAGGGAaatcagcagcagcagcgggAGGAGAATTACGACGACACGTGGTACTCGATATTTCCGGTGGAAAACGAGGAACTAGTTTACGGTTTGTGGGAAGAAGAGGTCATCTGGGATCCGGAGAATATGAAGAAAATCCCGAAACCGAAGATACTCACGTTGGATCCCAACGATGAGAACATTGTTCTGGGCATACCGGACGACATTGATCCCGCCCTTCTTCACAAGGACAATGGTCCGCAACCTAAAGTGAAGATTCCACACCCACACGTGAAAAAGAGTAAGTTACTGTTGGGCAAGGCCGGCGTCATTAATGTCCTCGAAGAGGacacgccgccgccgccgcccaaGTCGCCCGACAGAGATCCGTTCAACATATCAAACGACACGTATTACATGCCTAAATCGTCGGAAACAACGTTACGACTGAAAGTCGGCGGCGGTAATTTAATACAGCATAGTACACCGGTAGTAGAGTTGCGCGCACCTTTTGTACAAACGCACATGGGTCCAATGCGACTGAGAAACTTTCACAGACCGCCGGTGCGCAGGTTCAGTCACGGTCCACTGGCTCATCCAGGACCGCATAGTGTCTTGCCTCTGTTAAAGCACATTAAAAAGAAAGCTAAGCAACGAGAGCAGGAAAGAATCGCTTCCGGTGGCGGCGACGTATTCTTTATGAGAACAGCCGATGACTTGACGGGACGAGATGGCGAACTGGTTCTCATCGAATTCTCCGAAGAACATCCTCCACTCATGAATCAAGTCGGCATGTGCTCCAAGGTGAAGAATTATTACAAGAGGAGAGCCGGCAAAGATCAGGGCCCGCAGTCGTATAAATACGGAGAGACAGCGTACGCTCACACCAGCCCGTTCCTGGGCATTCTTACTCCCGGTCAGAGTATTCAAGCGATCGAGAACAATCTGTACAGAGCTCCCATTTATGAACACAGGATTCCCGAGACGGATTTCTTAGTAATAAGAACGAG ACAACAATATTTCGTTAGAGAGATGGACGCATTGTTCGCTGCCGGACAAGAATGCCCGCTCTACGAAGTGCCAGGACCGAATTCGAAAAGAGCCAACAATTTCGTACGCGATTTCCTACaagtatttatatatcgattattttgGAAATCGCGCGACACGCCTCGGCGGATTAAGATGGATGATATAAAGAAAGCCTTTCCATCACACAGCGAAAGCAGCATTCGAAAAAGGCTAAAGTTATGCGCGGATTTCAAAAGAACCG GTATGGACTCCAATTGGTGGGTGATAAAACCGGATTTTAGATTGCCGACGGAAGAAGAGATCCGTGCTATGGTATCGCCGGAGCAGTGTTGCGCTTATTTCAGCATGATCGCGGCCGAACAGCGTCTGAAAGATGCCGGATACGGCGAGAAATTCTTATTCACTCCGcaagacgacgatgacgaggATATGCAGCTAAAGATGGACGACGAGGTGAAGGTGGCACCATGGAACACCACGCGTGCCTATATCCAGGCTATGAAAGGGAAATGTCTGTTGCAATTGGCCGGTCCAGCCGATCCAACCGGTTGTGGCGAGGGCTTTTCCTACGTCAGAGTGCCGAATAAGCCCACTATTAGCAAG gaGGAGCAAGAGGCTCAACCAAAAAGAACCGTGACCGGCACAGACGCGGATCTCCGGAGATTGTCTTTAAACAATGCGAAAGCGTTGCTGCGAAAATTCGGCGTACCTGAGGACGAGATCAAGAAACTGTCACGTTGGGAGGTTATCGACGTGGTGCGAACTCTATCTACAGAAAAGGCGAAGGCTGGTGAAGAGGGCATGACGAAGTTCTCGCGAGGCAATCGCTTCTCTATAGCCGAGCACCAGGAACGTTACAAGGAAGAGTGCCAGCGTATCTTCGACCTGCAGAATCGCGTGCTCTCGTCGAACGAAGTGCTCAGTACAGACGAGGGAGAAAGCTCGGAGGAGGACAGCTCGGACATTGAGGAAATGGGTAAGAACATTGAGAACATGTTGTCGAACAAAAAGACCAGCACGCAGCTGTCATTGGAGCGGGAGGAGCAGCAGCGGCACGAACTGCGAAAGATGCTGATGGGCGAGGCGCAGGAGCAAGAAAACAAGAAAGGCAAGGAAAGCAAGAAGAAAGACGAGGAGGAGGACAGTCCGGTGAACAACTTTAACGCGCAGCAGGGTCGTGTCTTAAAGATCTTCCGCACCTTCCGTAATCCGGAGGGCAAAGAGTATACGCGTGTCGAGCTGGTGAGGAAGCCCGCCGTGATCGACACGTACCTTAAGATCCGTAATTCGAAGGACGAGACGTTCATCAAACAGTTCGCCACGCTTGACGAGGCGCAGAAGGAGGAGATGAAGCGGGAGAAGCGCAGGATTCAGGAGCAGCTGCGGCGGATCAAGAGGAACCAGGAGAGGGAGCGCATGATGGGCGGACCAATCGTGAATGGCAACGCCATCAACAACTCCAGCAACAATAGCTCGTTCGACCGCAGCAACACTAATATTCCCACCACTGTTTCCTCAAGCAGTATCCTTccattttgtaatattcaatCCACGTCCGCTTCCACATCTAAACATACCAAACCAGATCCGTCACCTCCTAAACGTAAAAAACCAAAACTCAAACCAGATCTAAAAGTCAAGTGCGGTGCTTGCGGCAACGTCGGTCACATGCGCACCAACAAGGCTTGCCCGCTCTACCAGAACAGCGTCACCACCGCTGCTACCACCACTACGACCATCACCACCACGACTGCTACCACCCCGCCGCCCATCACCGTCGCGATGACCGAGGAACAGGAGGAAGAGATCGAGAAGCAACTGAACACGGACGATCAGGATTTGGTGAACATCGATGGCACTAAGATGAAGCTATCGTCGAAACTAATCAAG CACGCGGAGGAAATGAAGAAACGTACACTGTTGCTGAAAGTGCCGAAAGAGGCGGTGAACACGAAGAAACGCAAGAAACCACCTCCAGAGGATCACTGCGATTATTTGAAACGTCATCAAAAGGCTATAAACAGGCGTAGGACTGATCCGGTTATTGTAATGTCGACGATATTGGAAAGTATTCTAAATGAAATGAGAGACCTGCCCGATGTACAGTTATTCTGTTTCCCGGTTAACGCCAAA gtGGTTCCCGATTATTATAAGATCGTACAACGACCAATGGACCTACAGACCATACGAGATAATTTGAggcagaaaaaatatcagagcAGAGAAGAGTTTCTAGCGGATGTTAATCAAATCGTGGAAAACTCCACGCTTTATAATGGAGCGAAGAGTCCGTTAACTATGGCTGCTAAAAGAATGTTAGATACGTGCGTCGAAAGGCTTGGCGAGAAGGAAGATCTATTGATGAGACTGGAAAAGGCCATCAATCCTCTTTTGGACGACAATGACCAAGTTGCCCTTACCTTCATTTTAgataatgttattaacaataagcTAAAATCTATGACGGAAGTATGGCCGTTTATGAAACCCGTCAATAAAAAGATAGTTAAGGATTATTACACTTATATCACGCAACCGATGGATCTCGAAACGATATCGAAAAAAGTTTCTg CTCATAAATATCACAGTCGCCACGAGTTTCTTAGAGACATTGAACAGATTTTGAAAAACTGCATACAATATAATGGCAAAGATTCTTCCTTCACACATAAAGCAGAAGTGTTGGTAAAAGTGTGCAAAGAAACATTAGACGag tatGATGAACACTTAACACAACTAGAGAATAATATACTACTCGTGCAAAAGCGAGCGATGGAGCAAGCGGACATGGATTCCTCATGGCTTGGCCCAGACGAAGAAAACTATACTATGACGGAATTCAGA AGCCAGACCAGTTCTCCAGAGAATCCGTTTGGCAAGTCAAATATGGACGACTTCGACTTCGTCGACGTAGAAGGCGATATGGAAGCAGAAGTTGATAGAACCTCGAAAAAGAAAGATGTACTCGAAGAAG atCTTCAATTCTCCAGTGAAGATGAGTTTGATGAAGTGCCATTCGGTACAGATGAACAATCTGAACAAAATGAAATGGAGACGTTGGAGTTAAGCGAAGTAAGGGAAGGTGTCGTGTTGGCGGACGATGACAGCCAACAAGCTGCCGAGGCAATGGTTCAATTAGGTAACGTCGGTTTTTATATGGGTGAACAGCAATTACTTCAACAAG ATGAGAGTATGGATGTCGATCCAAATTACGATCCATCGGATTTCTTATTGGCTGGTTTGCCAGCCAGAGAAGGTGAGAATAAGATCCAGGACGATCTGGCTGTTTCCGAGAGCGATGACGACACAGAAAACACAGCATCCAAGCAAGAAGCGCAGCAAAatcaacagcagcaacaattGTCACAACCTGACGAAGAAGTCGGTGGAGATTTGTGGTTCTAA
- the mah gene encoding uncharacterized protein mah: protein MNRKKIPLRWKDASSGLSLFFATLCIIDIFGVFPIIALPRAIIQCGLYGIPLVLIVFGLQIYTAILLGKSWIIANALDPQISRKNRYPLAAVTELTMGPRVRSIVTLLLDLTVFGCGVPNLLVASQNLHLFGFKISDQHFNLSFCYWLLIVGVLLCPLMWLGSPRDMKWVATCSSVAVTLTAILVWWSIITDDRTFNVAPITTSPTWDKFISGYAILAFQFDVHPTLMTIQVDMRRPQEIDKAIFFSFIASGSLFVVTVCLAVWKYGDNTTANLLEAIPSGSIANIAILLAALQLCFSSVIGYSALFQHLEDQWSVQRTFGWKRCAMRSAVVLLSVVVGESVSRFDIVMALIGGSLTGSLVFMLPPLIYSRMLTLKKSIQAATLEGVSPGSRKRFSGEQEYLLDPKAHSRSIYYGFLNDTNNPRSYTYLYFDDLDDETNSQSSEFVDCCENEQDKEKINQTPTTSTHQEDQLYLVDAAEPTRTRTRKSTGGLQEETDETARQRKKWSLKRMINYFGYFIVTIGIAITLSSTYVNIWNTIRYVRFTPPCIVNTTAN, encoded by the exons ATGAATCGCAAAAAAATACCGTTGCGCTGGAAGGATGCGAGTTCGGGATTGTCCTTGTTCTTCGCCACCCTGTGCATCATCGACATTTTCGGCGTGTTTCCGATAATCGCGCTACCGCGAGCGATCATCCAGTGCG GATTGTACGGAATCCCTTTGGTGCTCATTGTCTTCGGTTTGCAAATTTATACGGCCATTCTACTGGGAAAGTCATGGATCATTGCGAATGCTCTGGATCCACAGATTTCGCGGAAGAATcg CTATCCTCTCGCCGCTGTGACGGAATTAACAATGGGACCACGCGTACGATCTATCGTTACTTTACTTTTGGATTTGACAGTTTTTGGTTGTGGTGTTCCAAATTTGCTAGTCG CTTCACAGAACTTGCATTTGTTTGGATTCAAAATATCGGATCAGCATTTCAATCTCTCCTTCTGTTACTGGTTGCTAATTGTTGGCGTTTTACTTTGCCCGTTAATGTGGCTGGGCAGTCCGCGAGATATGAA ATGGGTGGCGACGTGCTCTAGCGTAGCGGTAACTTTAACGGCGATATTAGTATGGTGGAGTATCATAACTGACGATCGAACATTCAACGTTGCGCCAATAACCACTTCACCGACTTGGGACAAATTTATTTCCGG ATATGCCATACTGGCTTTTCAGTTTGATGTGCATCCAACTCTAATGACAATACAAGTTGATATGCGTCGCCCTCAAGAGATCGACAAAgctatctttttttctttcatag CAAGCGGATCCTTGTTTGTCGTTACGGTTTGCCTAGCTGTATGGAAATACGGCGATAATACGACCGCCAATCTCCTCGAAGCTATTCCCTCTGGATCGATTGCAAACATTGCCATTCTGTTAGCTGCTCTTCAGTTATGCTTTTCCAGCGTGATCGGTTACTCGGCGCTCTTCCAGCATCTGGAGGATCAATGGAGCGTGCAAAGAa CCTTTGGATGGAAACGATGCGCTATGAGATCGGCGGTGGTTTTACTCAGCGTAGTTGTGGGTGAATCAGTGTCACGCTTCGACATCGTCATGGCCTTGATTGGTGGATCGTTAACCGGATCGCTGGTGTTCATGTTACCTCCCTTGATATACAGTCGAatgttaacattaaaaaaatcgattcaAGCAGCGACCCTCGAAGGAGTTTCTCCAGGTTCTCGCAAAAGATTCAGCGGTGAACAGGAATACTTGCTAGATCCCAAAGCTCATTCACGTTCGATCTACTATGGTTTCCTGAATGACACAAATAATCCCCGCAG TTATACATATCTCTACTTCGATGACTTGGATGATGAAACAAATTCACAATCAAGCGAATTCGTCGATTGCTGTGAAAATGAACAAGACAAAGAGAAAATCAATCAAACACCAACTACTAGTACTCATCAGGAGGATCAATTGTACCTAGTCGATGCAGCTGAACCAACCAGAACTCGAACTAGGAAGTCTACAGGTGGACTGCAAGAAGAGACTGACGAGACGGCAagacaaagaaagaaatggaGTCTCAAGAGGATGATTAATTACTTCGGTTATTTTATCGTGACAATCGGTATAGCGATCACACTGTCCTCGACGTACGTCAACATTTGGAATACTATACGTTATGTACGTTTTACACCGCCATGCATTGTCAATACTACTGCGAactga